The proteins below come from a single Catenulispora sp. MAP5-51 genomic window:
- a CDS encoding extracellular solute-binding protein, translated as MGAHSARSRHLRALRALLAIGAAAAFAAGCSGSSSGSKPAKVDSADQPKNPTLVITANDIAGGKNSNEAKWIQGTLIPDFVKAEAAKGITAHVTFRPNGVDDDAYKSKLALDLQSGTGDDVFSLDGIWVGEFADAGYLKPLNQVAGTQADSWDGWSQISQSVQALGEYQGQRYGVPNGTDARVIFYNKKLFAQAGLPADWQPASWQDIYDAAAKLKALPGVTPVQWDGGVPMGEATTMQGFLPLLAGAGGTLWDNGKWMKAGTAFQSALGFYQKIYGGGYGDPVLQEDAKGRDKSFTEFAADKIGIYAESDYMWRSVLNPAGGTAPMADRNADVGYALIPSQSAGTGVKGQSFVSYSGGSDWSINPKTKYPQAAWDFLAFLNSKAETVSRIGGAPLLTARTDVNQQVLASDPMLQFATGKVLPVTSFRPSQAAYNDVSSLVQKAVADVVGGKSPAQAAAAYEKALEGLVGASSVAAGS; from the coding sequence ATGGGAGCACATTCCGCACGTTCAAGACACCTTCGAGCCCTGCGAGCCCTGCTCGCGATCGGCGCGGCGGCGGCCTTCGCCGCCGGCTGCTCCGGCTCCTCCTCCGGCTCCAAACCCGCGAAGGTCGACTCCGCGGACCAGCCGAAGAATCCCACGCTGGTGATCACCGCCAACGACATCGCCGGCGGCAAGAACAGCAACGAGGCCAAGTGGATCCAGGGCACCCTGATCCCGGACTTCGTGAAGGCCGAGGCCGCCAAGGGCATCACCGCGCACGTCACCTTCCGGCCCAACGGCGTCGACGACGACGCCTACAAGTCCAAGCTCGCCCTGGACCTGCAGTCCGGCACCGGTGACGACGTCTTCTCGCTGGACGGCATCTGGGTCGGGGAGTTCGCCGACGCCGGGTACCTCAAGCCCCTGAACCAGGTGGCCGGCACGCAGGCCGACAGCTGGGACGGCTGGTCCCAGATCTCGCAGTCGGTCCAGGCCCTCGGCGAGTACCAGGGCCAGCGCTACGGCGTCCCGAACGGCACCGACGCGCGCGTCATCTTCTACAACAAGAAGCTCTTCGCGCAGGCCGGACTGCCCGCCGACTGGCAGCCCGCGAGCTGGCAGGACATCTACGACGCGGCCGCCAAACTCAAGGCCCTGCCGGGCGTCACGCCGGTGCAGTGGGACGGCGGCGTCCCGATGGGCGAGGCGACCACGATGCAGGGCTTCCTGCCGCTGCTGGCCGGGGCCGGCGGCACGCTGTGGGACAACGGCAAGTGGATGAAGGCCGGGACGGCCTTCCAATCCGCCCTCGGCTTCTACCAGAAGATCTACGGCGGCGGTTACGGCGATCCCGTCCTCCAGGAGGACGCGAAGGGCCGCGACAAGTCCTTCACCGAGTTCGCCGCCGACAAGATCGGCATCTACGCCGAGTCCGACTACATGTGGCGCTCGGTGCTGAACCCGGCCGGCGGCACCGCGCCGATGGCGGATCGCAACGCCGACGTGGGGTACGCGCTGATCCCGTCGCAGAGTGCCGGAACGGGCGTCAAGGGCCAGAGCTTCGTGTCCTACTCCGGCGGCTCCGACTGGTCGATCAACCCCAAGACCAAGTATCCGCAGGCGGCCTGGGACTTCCTGGCGTTCCTGAACTCCAAGGCCGAGACCGTCTCCCGGATCGGCGGCGCGCCGCTGCTCACCGCGCGCACCGACGTCAACCAGCAGGTGCTGGCCAGCGACCCGATGCTGCAGTTCGCCACCGGCAAGGTGCTGCCGGTGACCAGCTTCCGGCCCTCGCAGGCGGCGTACAACGACGTGTCGAGCCTGGTCCAGAAGGCGGTCGCGGACGTGGTCGGCGGCAAGAGCCCGGCGCAGGCCGCGGCGGCCTACGAGAAGGCGTTGGAGGGGCTCGTTGGCGCGAGCAGCGTCGCGGCCGGGAGCTGA
- a CDS encoding GntR family transcriptional regulator, with protein sequence MGIRPRIEVDRSSPIPLYFQVAEQIAEAIRTGELAPGDQLDSEVQIAESLGLSRPTIRQAIGHLVDRGMIVRRRGVGTQILPMPVRREMELTSLHDDLARSGRTPATDVLLLARVPAEPEAAAALGLAAGTPVTKVVRLRRSQGEPLAVMRNWLPEPVPLLTAELLENRGLYEVLRKAGIRICVARQRIGACTADAEQAALLEERRGAALLTMERTAFDDSGRAVEFGSHIYRASRYSLEVTVTEH encoded by the coding sequence ATGGGGATCCGACCGCGGATCGAGGTGGACCGCTCCTCCCCGATCCCGCTCTACTTCCAGGTCGCCGAACAGATCGCCGAGGCGATCCGTACCGGCGAGCTGGCGCCGGGCGACCAGCTGGACTCCGAGGTGCAGATCGCCGAGTCGCTGGGGCTGTCCCGGCCCACGATCCGGCAGGCGATCGGGCACCTGGTGGACCGCGGCATGATCGTGCGGCGGCGCGGCGTGGGCACGCAGATCCTGCCGATGCCGGTGCGCCGCGAGATGGAGCTCACCAGCCTGCACGACGACCTGGCCCGCAGCGGCCGCACGCCGGCCACCGACGTGCTGCTGCTGGCGCGCGTCCCGGCCGAGCCGGAGGCCGCCGCGGCGCTCGGGCTGGCCGCCGGCACGCCGGTGACCAAGGTGGTGCGGCTGCGCCGCTCGCAGGGCGAGCCGCTGGCGGTGATGCGCAACTGGCTGCCCGAGCCGGTGCCGTTGCTGACCGCGGAGCTGCTGGAGAACCGCGGCCTGTACGAAGTGCTGCGCAAGGCGGGTATCCGCATCTGTGTGGCCAGGCAGCGGATCGGGGCCTGCACGGCGGATGCCGAACAGGCGGCCCTGTTGGAGGAACGGCGCGGCGCGGCCCTGCTGACCATGGAACGCACGGCCTTCGACGACAGCGGTCGGGCCGTGGAGTTCGGCAGCCACATCTACCGCGCGTCCCGATACAGCCTGGAAGTGACCGTCACCGAACACTGA
- the iolB gene encoding 5-deoxy-glucuronate isomerase, with protein sequence MAQIDITPESAGWRFAGLKTAEFAGSYQFFTSGDEALVLPLSGSCSVRCGSEEFLLRGREDVFAGPSDFAYIPRTSMVRLTAVDGTCRVAIPTARAEADLPFRYGPREAVPVEQRGAGSAARTLHNFCAPESFETDRLLAVEVITPGGNWSSWPPHKHDEDVEGGERAKEEIYYYEGGPGYQRVYSSAAGEIDVLREVAAGDVVLIPHGYHGPSMAMPGYDLYYLNVLAGRDRGAARSMAFSDDPRHAWVRETWSA encoded by the coding sequence ATGGCACAGATCGACATCACACCCGAATCGGCAGGTTGGCGCTTCGCGGGGCTGAAGACCGCGGAGTTCGCCGGTTCATATCAGTTCTTTACCTCAGGAGACGAGGCGTTAGTCCTGCCGCTGTCCGGTTCGTGCAGTGTGCGGTGCGGATCCGAGGAGTTCCTGCTGCGCGGTCGCGAGGACGTCTTCGCCGGTCCCAGCGACTTCGCCTACATCCCGCGCACCAGCATGGTCCGCCTGACGGCCGTGGACGGGACGTGCCGGGTGGCGATCCCGACCGCGCGGGCCGAGGCCGACCTGCCGTTCCGGTACGGTCCGCGCGAGGCGGTGCCGGTCGAGCAGCGGGGAGCCGGATCGGCCGCGCGCACGCTGCACAACTTCTGCGCGCCGGAATCCTTCGAGACCGACCGGCTGCTGGCCGTGGAGGTGATCACCCCGGGCGGGAACTGGTCGTCCTGGCCGCCGCACAAGCACGACGAGGACGTCGAGGGCGGGGAGCGCGCCAAGGAGGAGATCTACTACTACGAGGGCGGGCCGGGATACCAGCGCGTGTACTCCTCGGCGGCGGGGGAGATCGACGTGCTGCGCGAGGTCGCGGCCGGGGACGTCGTGCTGATCCCGCACGGCTACCACGGGCCGTCGATGGCCATGCCGGGCTACGACCTGTACTACCTGAACGTGCTGGCCGGCCGGGACCGCGGGGCCGCGCGCTCGATGGCGTTCAGCGACGATCCGCGGCACGCCTGGGTGCGTGAGACCTGGAGCGCCTGA
- a CDS encoding putative RNA methyltransferase: MISDIVDWLSCPHCATALIVEASSGMRLLCEEGHAFDVARHGYVSLLAGGGTPGTADTAEMVAERAAFLGAGHYDGIADLIADLAADVDIDEDGCVLDLGAGTGYYLARVLDAVDQPGIALDVSKHAARLAARAHPRIGAVVADAWAGLPVRGRAASVLLNVFAPRNPREMRRVLRPDGRAIVVVPEPDHLRELIAEYGLMAVDDRKPERLREQFADRFEVESEHSCKTVLSLSADEVSRLIGMGPNAWHERAEEVRSGGAATVAVRAYVLSPR; the protein is encoded by the coding sequence GTGATCTCCGACATCGTCGACTGGCTGTCCTGCCCGCATTGTGCCACCGCCTTGATCGTCGAGGCGTCTTCGGGCATGCGGCTGCTGTGTGAGGAAGGGCACGCTTTCGACGTGGCGCGGCACGGCTACGTCTCGCTGCTGGCCGGGGGCGGGACGCCGGGGACCGCCGACACGGCGGAGATGGTCGCCGAGCGGGCGGCGTTCCTCGGGGCGGGGCACTACGACGGGATCGCGGATCTGATCGCCGATCTGGCTGCCGACGTCGACATCGACGAGGACGGCTGTGTGCTCGACCTCGGCGCGGGTACCGGTTATTACCTGGCGCGCGTCCTCGATGCCGTGGACCAGCCGGGCATCGCGCTGGACGTCTCCAAGCACGCCGCGCGCCTGGCCGCTCGCGCGCATCCGCGGATCGGGGCGGTGGTCGCCGACGCCTGGGCCGGACTCCCGGTCCGCGGCCGTGCCGCCTCGGTACTCCTCAACGTCTTCGCGCCGCGCAATCCGCGCGAGATGCGGCGCGTGCTGCGTCCGGACGGCCGCGCGATCGTCGTCGTGCCCGAGCCGGACCATCTCAGGGAGCTGATCGCCGAGTACGGCCTGATGGCCGTCGACGACCGCAAGCCGGAGCGGTTGCGTGAGCAGTTCGCGGACCGGTTCGAGGTCGAGTCGGAACATTCTTGCAAGACGGTGCTGTCCCTGTCCGCCGATGAGGTGTCGCGACTCATCGGCATGGGCCCGAACGCCTGGCACGAGCGGGCCGAGGAGGTCCGATCGGGCGGTGCGGCAACGGTTGCCGTCCGCGCCTACGTTCTGTCCCCGAGGTGA
- a CDS encoding dienelactone hydrolase family protein → MSGMQIAMTNAIQAGTVHYPAADGADIEAYLAVPQDGAPRGGVVLIHHLPGYDEATREFARTFAVHGYNAVVPNLYSREGGPGISPEDAAAAVRADGGVPDERLIADLGTAAEYLRALDTANGKVGVIGYCSGGRQALLAACALDLQAAVDNYGAFVMSDSPASVGLRATSVEDRLPDLACPLLGNFGADDTHPSPEETARLAAALDKLGKTYDFKTYEGAGHAFFNVNRVAYRAEAAMDAWDRILDFYKEHLG, encoded by the coding sequence ATGTCCGGCATGCAGATCGCGATGACCAATGCCATCCAGGCCGGGACCGTCCACTACCCCGCGGCCGACGGTGCCGACATCGAGGCGTACCTGGCGGTGCCGCAGGACGGCGCGCCGCGCGGCGGCGTGGTGCTGATCCACCACCTGCCGGGCTACGACGAGGCCACGCGCGAGTTCGCGCGCACCTTCGCCGTCCACGGCTACAACGCGGTCGTGCCCAACCTCTACAGCCGCGAGGGCGGCCCGGGCATCTCGCCCGAGGACGCGGCCGCGGCGGTCCGCGCCGACGGCGGCGTCCCGGACGAGCGGCTGATCGCCGACCTCGGCACGGCGGCGGAGTACCTGCGCGCGCTGGACACGGCTAACGGCAAGGTCGGCGTCATCGGTTACTGCTCGGGCGGGCGGCAGGCGCTGCTCGCGGCGTGTGCCCTGGACCTGCAGGCGGCGGTCGACAACTACGGCGCGTTCGTGATGTCGGACAGCCCGGCCTCGGTCGGCCTGCGCGCCACCTCGGTCGAGGACCGGCTGCCGGACCTGGCGTGCCCGCTGCTCGGCAACTTCGGCGCCGACGACACGCACCCCTCCCCGGAGGAGACGGCGCGCCTGGCGGCGGCGCTGGACAAGCTCGGGAAGACGTACGACTTCAAGACCTACGAGGGCGCCGGGCACGCGTTCTTCAACGTGAACCGGGTCGCGTACCGGGCGGAGGCGGCGATGGACGCCTGGGACCGGATCCTGGACTTCTACAAGGAGCACCTGGGCTGA
- a CDS encoding ribose-phosphate diphosphokinase: protein MRDIAVFSGSAHPTLAAEICAHLETSLNPVRVSRFANDCLEVQLQANCRERDVFLVQPLVAPVQEHLVELLLMCDAARGASAARITAVVPHYSYARSDKKDAPRISIGGRLVADLMVAAGADRVLAMTLHSPQVHGFFSVPVDHLNALRELAGHFRDSDLSHTTVVSPDLGNAKEAAAFARLLGVPVAAGAKQRFAGDKVAISSVIGDVGGRDVIVLDDEIAKGSTVMELLDRLRDLGARSVRVACTHGLFASGALKRLADQPEVEEIVCTNTVPIPPNEQIDSGKLTVLSIAPALAEAMRRIHNGESVSALFEGL, encoded by the coding sequence ATGCGCGACATCGCAGTGTTCAGCGGAAGCGCCCATCCGACCCTGGCCGCGGAGATCTGCGCGCATCTGGAGACGTCGCTGAACCCGGTGCGGGTCAGCCGCTTCGCCAACGACTGCCTGGAGGTCCAGCTCCAGGCCAACTGCCGCGAGCGCGACGTGTTCCTGGTCCAGCCGCTGGTCGCGCCGGTCCAGGAACACCTCGTGGAGCTGCTGCTCATGTGCGACGCGGCCCGTGGCGCCTCGGCGGCCAGGATCACCGCCGTGGTGCCGCACTATTCGTACGCGCGCAGCGACAAGAAGGACGCGCCGCGTATCTCCATAGGCGGCCGGCTCGTGGCCGACCTCATGGTGGCCGCGGGTGCCGACCGGGTGCTGGCGATGACGCTGCACTCCCCGCAGGTGCACGGGTTCTTCTCGGTCCCGGTGGACCACCTCAACGCGTTGCGCGAGCTGGCCGGGCACTTCCGCGACTCCGACCTGTCGCACACCACCGTGGTCTCCCCGGACCTGGGCAACGCCAAGGAGGCCGCGGCCTTCGCGCGCCTGCTCGGCGTCCCGGTCGCGGCCGGCGCCAAGCAGCGCTTCGCCGGCGACAAGGTGGCGATCAGCTCGGTGATCGGCGACGTGGGGGGCCGCGACGTGATCGTGCTCGACGACGAGATCGCCAAGGGCAGTACGGTCATGGAGCTCCTGGACCGCCTGCGCGACCTCGGCGCCCGCAGCGTGCGCGTGGCCTGCACACACGGCCTGTTCGCCTCCGGCGCCCTCAAGCGCCTGGCGGACCAGCCGGAGGTCGAGGAGATCGTGTGCACCAACACGGTCCCGATCCCGCCGAACGAGCAGATCGACTCCGGCAAGCTCACCGTCCTGTCCATCGCCCCGGCGCTGGCCGAGGCGATGCGCCGGATCCACAACGGCGAGTCGGTGAGCGCCCTGTTCGAGGGTCTCTGA
- a CDS encoding YidB family protein — MAGFDITSLLNQLMGKQQQQQSPQPQEGQAGEQGRMPAPANAMGAAPGGAAGGLGSLLSSGMIQKLAPMIGGMLAGGGLSKLMEGLKGAGAGSQAKSWVSADQPNQPVSGEQITQALGPEQISQVANTLGMTNEQAAHTMATALPQVVDAMTPDGHLPEGAGSAAGAQAASQAQNRPQPGGASGGTPQGG; from the coding sequence ATGGCCGGTTTCGACATCACCTCGCTGCTCAATCAGCTGATGGGCAAGCAGCAGCAACAGCAGTCGCCGCAGCCGCAGGAGGGCCAGGCCGGCGAGCAGGGCCGGATGCCGGCCCCGGCGAACGCCATGGGCGCGGCGCCCGGCGGTGCGGCCGGTGGTCTTGGCAGCCTGCTCAGCAGCGGCATGATCCAGAAGCTCGCGCCGATGATCGGCGGGATGCTCGCCGGTGGCGGGCTGTCCAAGCTCATGGAGGGACTCAAGGGAGCCGGGGCCGGGTCGCAGGCCAAGTCGTGGGTCAGTGCCGACCAGCCGAACCAGCCGGTCAGCGGGGAGCAGATCACGCAGGCACTCGGGCCCGAGCAGATCTCGCAGGTCGCCAACACGCTCGGCATGACCAATGAGCAGGCGGCGCACACCATGGCGACCGCGCTTCCCCAGGTCGTCGATGCCATGACGCCGGACGGCCACCTGCCCGAGGGGGCCGGGAGCGCGGCCGGCGCGCAGGCGGCGTCGCAGGCCCAGAACCGCCCGCAGCCCGGTGGGGCCTCCGGCGGAACGCCGCAAGGGGGTTGA
- a CDS encoding GMC family oxidoreductase: protein MATDDAQTDTGSVYDYVVVGAGSAGSAVAARLSEDPGCRVALLEAGPADRNPLIHIPAAFSELFETKVDWAYRTVNQPKLGGRRIYWPRGRMLGGSSSINAMMWVPGYPADYEEWAEAAGPAWGPDEIGAALRRVESFTAAPDGTEHGATGPVRIEDLRSPHPLTARFLEACASLGVPGTQTAVTQREGRRWSTADAYLKPARSRPNLVVHTGALATRVLFHDRRATGVRYLAGRRVGSVAARREVILCGGTINTPQLLMLSGVGPADHLKRRGVKIVADLPEVGLNLRDHLAAGIVVKAKNTKSLISGRTPAGFARYLTRHEGPLSSNVGEAYLYTTSEDGLEQPDIEVVFAPVAFLDEGLTRPKEHGFTISAVLQKPRSHGTITLSTLDPTAAPTIDPAYLSDPDGLDYATLTRGVALCEKIAAAPQLARYSDGYMLLPDLSGAELHEASIRRYAQTLYHPVGTCRMGTDPDSVVDPELRVRGTEGLRVADASVMPAIIRGHTNAPSIVIGEKAAELVKDAEREARRG, encoded by the coding sequence ATGGCCACCGACGACGCACAGACCGATACCGGGAGTGTCTACGACTACGTCGTCGTCGGAGCCGGCTCAGCCGGATCCGCGGTGGCCGCGCGCCTGTCGGAGGACCCCGGCTGCCGGGTGGCGCTGCTGGAAGCGGGACCGGCGGACCGCAACCCGCTGATCCACATCCCGGCCGCCTTCTCCGAACTCTTCGAGACCAAGGTCGACTGGGCCTACCGCACGGTCAACCAGCCCAAGCTCGGCGGACGCCGGATCTACTGGCCGCGCGGCCGGATGCTCGGCGGCTCCTCGTCGATCAACGCCATGATGTGGGTGCCCGGCTACCCCGCGGACTACGAGGAGTGGGCCGAGGCCGCGGGTCCGGCCTGGGGCCCGGACGAGATCGGGGCCGCGCTGCGCCGCGTCGAGTCCTTCACCGCCGCCCCGGACGGCACCGAGCACGGCGCGACGGGCCCGGTGCGCATCGAGGACCTGCGCTCGCCGCATCCGCTGACGGCCCGCTTCCTGGAGGCGTGCGCGTCCCTGGGCGTCCCGGGCACGCAGACCGCCGTGACCCAGCGCGAGGGCCGCCGCTGGTCGACCGCCGACGCCTACCTCAAGCCGGCCCGCTCGCGCCCCAACCTGGTCGTGCACACCGGCGCCCTGGCCACCCGGGTGCTGTTCCACGACCGCCGCGCGACCGGCGTGCGCTACCTGGCCGGCCGCCGCGTCGGCTCGGTGGCGGCCCGCCGCGAGGTGATCCTGTGCGGCGGCACGATCAACACCCCGCAGCTGCTGATGCTCTCCGGCGTCGGCCCCGCCGACCACCTGAAGCGGCGCGGCGTCAAGATCGTGGCCGACCTCCCCGAGGTCGGCCTGAACCTGCGCGACCACCTGGCCGCCGGCATCGTGGTGAAGGCGAAGAACACCAAGAGCCTGATCAGCGGCCGCACCCCGGCCGGCTTCGCCCGCTACCTGACCCGGCACGAAGGGCCGCTGTCCTCGAACGTGGGCGAGGCGTACCTGTACACCACCAGCGAAGACGGGCTTGAGCAGCCGGACATCGAAGTGGTCTTCGCCCCGGTCGCCTTCCTCGACGAGGGCCTGACCCGCCCGAAGGAACACGGCTTCACCATCAGCGCGGTCCTGCAGAAGCCCCGCTCGCACGGCACCATCACGCTGTCCACCCTCGATCCCACCGCCGCCCCCACCATCGACCCGGCCTATCTGAGCGACCCCGACGGCCTGGACTACGCGACGCTGACCCGCGGCGTGGCCCTGTGCGAGAAGATCGCCGCCGCCCCGCAGCTGGCGCGCTACAGCGACGGCTACATGCTCCTGCCCGACCTGTCCGGCGCAGAACTGCACGAGGCCTCGATCCGCCGCTACGCCCAGACGCTCTACCACCCGGTCGGCACCTGCCGCATGGGCACCGACCCCGACTCGGTGGTGGACCCGGAACTGCGGGTCCGGGGCACCGAGGGGCTGCGCGTGGCCGACGCCTCAGTGATGCCGGCGATCATCCGGGGTCACACGAACGCGCCGTCGATCGTGATCGGCGAGAAGGCCGCGGAGCTGGTGAAGGATGCGGAGCGGGAGGCGCGGAGGGGATAG
- a CDS encoding DUF6295 family protein: MCTYQTFKLAVAGSAKGTPAWIRVTEASVYYDHPVHATDEHTLNIDLRDPERGPSARIAVELTAQAAYDLAQAILTALESVPEGMLPPGLLIGASRV, translated from the coding sequence ATGTGCACTTACCAGACCTTCAAGCTCGCCGTGGCCGGCAGTGCGAAGGGCACCCCGGCCTGGATCCGGGTCACCGAGGCCAGCGTCTACTACGACCATCCGGTGCACGCCACGGACGAGCACACGCTGAACATCGACCTGCGCGACCCCGAGCGCGGGCCGTCGGCGCGGATCGCCGTGGAGCTGACCGCGCAGGCGGCTTACGACCTGGCGCAAGCCATTCTCACGGCGCTGGAGAGCGTGCCGGAGGGCATGCTCCCGCCCGGGCTACTCATCGGCGCATCGCGGGTCTAA
- a CDS encoding nitric oxide synthase oxygenase yields MFRHAIRQKRPTERLSGRASLPSIEELSEEADRFLHQCYTELGRTAELPGRRRAVAATIAADGTYDHTFAELEYGARVAWRNSSRCIGRLYWQSLKLRDHRQTDRPVRIAAECVKHLREATNKGRIRPTITVFAPDRPGFPGPRIRNEQLIRYAGYQVEDGGVVGDPRNIALTETVRNLGWYGHGTAFDVLPLVIEAPGYRPYVHVLPPDTVLEVPLSHPRHPWLADLALRWHAVPVVSDMCLEIGGLHYPCAPFNGWYMGTEIGSRNLADTDRYDLLPTIAANLGLDTTTDRTLWRDQALVELNVAVLHSYEQAGVTIADHHTEAHRFLKHVAKEERAGRVCPAEWSWIVPPLSGGATAVFHRYYDEVDVRPNFVRHGG; encoded by the coding sequence GTGTTCCGTCACGCGATACGCCAGAAGCGCCCCACCGAACGATTATCCGGTCGCGCCAGCCTACCCAGCATCGAAGAGCTCTCCGAGGAAGCGGACCGCTTCCTGCACCAGTGCTACACCGAGCTCGGCCGCACCGCCGAACTGCCCGGCCGCCGCCGCGCCGTGGCCGCCACGATCGCCGCCGACGGCACCTACGACCACACCTTCGCCGAACTCGAATACGGCGCCCGAGTCGCCTGGCGCAACTCCTCCCGCTGCATCGGCCGTCTGTACTGGCAGTCGCTGAAGCTGCGCGACCACCGCCAGACCGACCGGCCGGTGCGCATCGCGGCCGAGTGCGTCAAACATCTGCGCGAGGCCACGAACAAGGGCCGCATCCGCCCGACCATCACCGTCTTCGCTCCGGACCGCCCCGGATTCCCCGGTCCCCGCATCCGCAACGAACAGCTCATCCGCTACGCCGGATACCAGGTCGAGGACGGCGGCGTGGTGGGGGACCCGCGCAACATCGCCCTGACCGAGACCGTCCGGAACCTCGGCTGGTACGGCCACGGCACCGCCTTCGACGTCCTCCCACTGGTGATCGAGGCCCCCGGCTACCGGCCCTATGTCCACGTACTGCCACCGGACACAGTCCTGGAAGTCCCGCTGTCCCACCCCCGCCACCCCTGGCTCGCCGACCTGGCCCTGCGCTGGCACGCGGTCCCGGTCGTCAGCGACATGTGCCTGGAGATCGGCGGCCTCCACTACCCCTGCGCCCCCTTCAACGGCTGGTACATGGGCACCGAGATCGGCTCCCGCAACCTCGCCGACACCGACCGCTACGACCTGCTCCCGACCATCGCCGCCAACCTCGGCCTGGACACCACGACCGACCGCACACTGTGGCGCGACCAGGCACTGGTCGAACTGAACGTCGCAGTCCTGCACTCCTACGAGCAGGCCGGCGTCACCATCGCCGACCACCACACCGAGGCCCACAGGTTCCTGAAACACGTGGCCAAGGAGGAGCGCGCCGGAAGGGTGTGCCCGGCGGAGTGGTCGTGGATCGTGCCGCCTCTGTCCGGGGGCGCCACGGCGGTGTTCCACCGGTACTACGACGAGGTGGATGTGCGGCCGAACTTTGTGCGGCATGGGGGGTGA
- a CDS encoding SigE family RNA polymerase sigma factor, with translation MGAVLAWRRRGNMVREPEGFREFLAARQAHLLRAAWVLTGDVHLAEDLLQTAVVKVLPRWERLAHDGALEAYLRKTMITTATSWWRRKWHGEVPSGHAPGWEPPRETGGGFGGAAFDAVDDRSVLGAALRALPPRQRAVVLLRYYLDMSEADTAAQLGCSTGTVKSQSSKALATLRTRLSLTQRAQEVSV, from the coding sequence TTGGGCGCTGTCCTGGCCTGGCGGCGACGGGGGAACATGGTGCGAGAGCCGGAGGGTTTCCGGGAGTTCCTGGCGGCGCGTCAGGCACATCTCCTGCGTGCCGCTTGGGTTCTGACCGGTGATGTGCACCTGGCTGAGGATCTGTTGCAGACCGCGGTTGTGAAGGTGCTGCCGCGGTGGGAGCGGCTGGCGCACGATGGGGCGCTCGAGGCCTATCTGCGCAAGACGATGATCACTACCGCGACCTCGTGGTGGCGGCGCAAGTGGCACGGTGAGGTGCCCTCGGGGCACGCGCCGGGCTGGGAGCCGCCGCGTGAGACTGGCGGGGGATTCGGGGGAGCCGCCTTCGACGCCGTGGACGACCGGTCGGTGCTCGGTGCCGCGCTGCGGGCGCTGCCGCCGCGGCAGCGCGCGGTCGTGCTGCTGCGCTACTACCTCGACATGTCCGAGGCCGATACGGCGGCGCAGCTGGGATGCAGTACGGGGACCGTGAAGAGTCAGAGCTCGAAGGCGCTCGCCACCCTGCGCACGCGCCTCAGCCTGACCCAGCGAGCCCAGGAGGTCTCGGTATGA